agttacttaatttattttaaaatagtaattacttaaattactttttataaatattagttttgaaatagtgGTAATAcgttattaatgaaattgtgttaaCAAAATTAGTTCTGGTAATAGttggttttatttaataataataataataatagccgTGGAAAGGGGAGTGCCCTTTTTTATCCATACTTACTACACCTACAATTCCGGTTAGATAggtgagaaaaattataatctatttatttatttatttatttataatttttttactagaaATATTAAGTTCCgccattttatcatttttaatataacaaaACTCATTTATTAATCAATGAATCATTTTAATtcattacatataaatacatCACAATGTCTTAatcgtaatttaaaaattaaaatgtaacaatcATACACCttaaattacaagaaatataaaaatataatccttatcatttaaaaaaaaataatcaaagttATATATAAACTATCCAATAAAGTTTAAATCAGAATAAATTGcaaaatatattgaaacaatttagataaaaatcaaaaagtaaattttttaacaaatttaaaacaattgcTAATGTTAAAGTATGTacaaaatgtaatttttgtacTTTTGTCTTAACAGTGAATCGACACATATATTTACAATATgtgatgtattaaaaaaaaatttataaaaaaaaaattgttatttgaacttaaatatattgaaaaaagtCAATCTTATAGATAATATTTGTCTCTTTTTTCTCTTATCAATGTCTAATTCaccaaaaacaattaaaaatatatatattaaaaaaaattatgattccTACAAATATAACTTGTATATTATAATAAAGACATTGCAATCTacaattatcaattatataatttatttattactaaattgctttttatttatgtaaattattgatttgtaatacaTAATCccaaaatacatattaaaaaagtaattgaattaaaaaacaatCATGTACAATTATCATCATTTTcataaattctatttaattCCATTTCTCAAAtgcaaatgaaattatttataaaattattaatgcaAACAAATacactcattttaaaatattaaacctaTAAACTCGACAAAAGATAAATTAGATCATATTATATAACTTCTACCAATAACAAAAATAACGCAAGATACAAggaataatatcaatatatatatataaagaaaattaaaaatccaATTATAAACTTGAAAgtttacataaattaataaatatataaatctatAATGGATATTTGTAATACGACCCCtcaaaattttttaataattaaaatcgtGCAATGCGTTGATCACATTCTAGTTTGTATAATGATTAACCTTGCTTGCTTGTGAATCTATCCAATGATAATGTAAACATGagtaaaaaattgagtttttaatataACGAGTTAAGTAATTTACGTGCCACTAGATTTAAGTGGAAGTATGTTTAAGTCAGATGTCTCACTACTTGAAATTAAGGTTTTACAATCGGAATTTCATGCGGATTTAAGCTAAAATTCGGTAGATTTACCTGTGGAACTATTTCTCCTAAAACCTTCGTggataattgttttttaagaaTTTCTAAATCTGCAggaaaactaaataaattgaGCAGCaaacttttaataaatttaagatattttcgTACTACTTTTCGTGCAGAAATATCTGTAGCACCATCCATGCAAATGTGTTATAAGCATATTTCGGCATGTAATGCCACATGCAATTTCGTTGAAAATATGTTCCGCATGAAAATCCACAGGTAAATTGTATGAAAgttattttcaaagaaaaattcGCAGGAAAGTTTCACCGGTAAATTTCCATCTTATGctggtttttttcttcttctaatttttgatttatataaaaatttcaactaaaagTATAGTAAATACATATTTGAAGTATCTAATATTAGTCTTTAATTGGAATACTATTGCAATACTCCgaaacaaatttatatcatgtttaTAAATCATAACTAAATATTAACTAAAGCATGATCAACTGTTGCAATActcttaaacaaaatttatatcatgttcgCAAATCATAACTAAGTTTAGATCCCTAAAGTTGTTTCATATCGAACATTCCAAtccaataataaaaatgttgaaCTTGAACGAAGCTTTTTACCAAGGCTTCCATTTTCCATGTACTCATACAATAAAAGATTAGAATCTTCATGAAAACATAATTCATGCAGCTTCACAATGTTCATGTGGCTGGTCTTTTCAAGAGTTGAAATCTCATCCAAGAAGCTTCGGTTGATGCCCGACACTCCTTCTCCGCGCAAATTCAGCTTCTTGACAACAATAAATTCACcatcattcataaaaaatttgtagATAGTTCCACAAGCTACTCTTCCTATAACTTCAGATTCTGAGAAATTTCTAGTGGCTTCCAAAAGATCCTGATATGAGAAGCCTTCTTTCGGAAAGTAATAGTTATCAAGAACTTGAGGCTTTGTTTGTTCTTCTTCAATCAAGACAAAAGATAAGTTGTGGTATCGCTTCATAGTCCAACATATATtcacaatgaaaataaaatgaacaaaacCAACCACACCAGGAACAAAGCTAACGATATTTTCCCTTGATAACCCGTCTTTCTAAATGTAGTTGTGTCAGGAACAATTCCGAACTCGACAATTGAACTGATGGTTTATTTTCAACCTCCTAACTGTTATGATGAAGGAGCTGAAgaaacatcaaatatattattaatatcatataGTATCAATTTCACGAACACGAACTAGTAATACAAAAATAAGTAAACACAGTTAGGTCATTCATGCTTAGAAATCTAAGTGACCATTTTGGGAAAATAGATGGATGAATGCTATAAGACTCTTATCAGTGAAATGTAGCAACTTGCAAAATTAGAAAGCACATATTTCAGATGTCACAACTCAACACAAATCAAAAGCTCAACTCTGATGATTTTACAAATAAGGGTAGGGTCAACAATTTCAATACTTACAAAGACCCACTAAGCACTACCTTGCACATGCATTCTTATGGAAAGCAAGGAATTCTATTTAATTCACATTGTTTGACATATTAGTTTTTCAGCAACTACCTCTTTTCCAAGTTGACCAGGAGAATCATTTGGCACCCTAGCTTTGTCATTTATTAAAAGTTGGGTTGTGTTCCCAGAAAAGTCCCAAATATACAATTGCATCATCCATAACATATAATCATACATTACCAAAGGAACATagaaaatttataaacaaaatcatCCAATACTTAGTTAACTCACTAAGTTATATGCATAATTGAAAACGTCACAAGCTTTCTCGTAGAAGTCAGACAAATTTTCCTAAAACCATGTCGTAAAGTATCGATTACCATAATATAATGatactttaaataaaatagaaagcaGGTTAGGAAcctattttaagaattttttaacCCTGTCCAAACACTATAcggaaaaacaaaacaaacaaatcatGAATTGGACCTTTTGGCTTATCTTTGCTACCAGTGAACTGGTTTCCCATGAAACAAATATCCTAACTTGCAAGGGAAACAAATCTAGCAAACAATCCTCTGCATTGAATAGGCTCCCAAAATCTTTCACCGCattattaaaatcattataCCTACAAGAAGAGTAAGATTAATCAATTTTTCACTCGTATGAATTATATGTGCTTGTAAGACCATCGTATATTTTCTTACATGAAATGAAACCATCATTATTTACTGCTatgctaaaataatttataccaGTAGGAAATGAAAGAAACAACAAATCAATGTTAAATTTCTATAAGATGACAATTCTGGTACCACTCAAAATTTGTTGCGTACGGGTATCCAAATGTGTTGAACcagtaaataaatatataacttttcTGTTAACATCATGCAGAGAACAAAAATGGTGTTAGATAAGGGCATGCAAACCAAGTAGACTGCTCCTAACAAACAATGCATAATTTTTCCTATCTCCTAAAACATCATTTTGATTATACAGGAATTAGAATGATTATCTCAAATTTAATGCTACACTTGATAGTCCTTCTATGTTCATGTAAGGTTAGAACCACTTATAATGAACAAGTAATTATCCCATAACTAATACAACAATCCAATCATGTTCTCTATCTAATTTGTTAAAGCTTTACATAGTTTTTCTTACCTTCAAGCATGAAAGCATAGCAATCCAATCCAATCTCACTAAAACACCGAGATATATCTAGGACCAAAGCAAAtgtttagaaaacaaaatacgCAAAATTTAAGTTGAAATTCAGAAGAAAATTACCAGAAATTGCATTAGGGTTCCTGCGATTTGAAAGATAAATTACGAAATGAGAAACAATCGAAGCTGATTAGGGTTCATGCAATTTGGGAGAGaaatagaaacaaaatgaaaaaccCGTCGAATCTTCCAATTCAACCATCCCGAATCTTCTACTTCCATTGTTAATTTTAACATGCCTTTATTTTTTAGGTTGTTATAACTATTTTATTGATAGGCTATTATAAATATGCATATTATATTTCTTTCTCAATTAATAAAAGAATGATGTATATTCAGTAAATATTCGTTATGGTATCAGAagtttccttttctttctctgTACTACTTTTAAAcccaattttttcaaaatcttaaatttccaaaaaaaaaaatctccaaATTTCAAACAGAACAACATATTCAACAAGCTCTTAACCCTAAAATTCCAAATCGCACAAATTCGCACCTTCATTCCTCTTCTTTCTCTTCTCGGTTTTGCCCTTCTTTTCCTCTCCTTTCCTTCGGCCAACGCTTCAATGGCAGGTTCCGATGATGATGATTCATCTACCACTTCTGCAACTGTTTCTCAAGATGAATCGCGAAATCCATCATCGTCGTATTACCTTCATCCTGGCAAAAATTCGGGCGCTTTTCTTATAAATCAAACTTTACAAGGGCCAAATTATTACAATTGGAGCCGTTTGATGAAACATGCGTTGATCTCCAAGAACAAAGCAAAATTCATCAACGGAAAGTTACCGATGCCAGCAGAAAACGATGCGTTATTTGATGTTTGGGAGCGCTGCAATATGATGGTAATTTCTTGGATTACTCGCactctttctccttctattgcTCAAAGTACAACACACATTGATAATTCAAAAAGTTTATGGGATCATCTAAAGAATCGATTTTCTAAAGGagtccattttcgtttttctgaTCTGCTTCAAGATTTACACTTTATTAAACAAGGTGATAAATCAGTCTCTAATTTATGTACTGCTTGGAGTATTCTTTGGGAGGAGTTAGAGATTTTACGACCCATCACAGATTGTTCTTGCTCTACTTCATCTGAGTGTAGTTTACAAAAATTAGTGTTAGGTTATCGATCCTCTAAAGCCCTCACCTGTTTTTAAAAGGCATCAGTGACAATTTTAATACGGTAAAAACCCAGATTTTGATGATGGATCCTCTACCTGATATAACCAcatcattttctttaattttacaGCATGGACGACAAATTACTGGTCCTTCTGTTGATGCTAAGGTTTGAATACACTCTTCCATCAATGGTACTTCTAATGCTAATCCGAGAAATGGTTTAGGTCGTGGTAAAGGTCGCGGATCTGGTCGGGGCAGAGGTGGAGCTCCTCAACGACAATGTACTTTTTGCAACAGGCTAGGACACATTGTTGATCATTGTTAAGAACACCAAATATATTAATTCTTCAATTACTGATGATGATTCTGGGTCTGCTCCTAATGATCATAGTTCTCCGAAATCCAATCCATCTGATGGTAATGTCTCTCAATTCACTG
The genomic region above belongs to Cicer arietinum cultivar CDC Frontier isolate Library 1 chromosome 4, Cicar.CDCFrontier_v2.0, whole genome shotgun sequence and contains:
- the LOC140919956 gene encoding uncharacterized protein, encoding MAGSDDDDSSTTSATVSQDESRNPSSSYYLHPGKNSGAFLINQTLQGPNYYNWSRLMKHALISKNKAKFINGKLPMPAENDALFDVWERCNMMHGRQITGPSVDAKV